One stretch of Nitrospirota bacterium DNA includes these proteins:
- a CDS encoding site-specific integrase — MGSIYKRGNIYWIKYYKNGKPYRESSKSDKMSEAIRKLKLREGEIAEGKTPNLRAERTTFEELVTFILNDYKVNGRRSTDRLERSIEHLKSFFSGMKAIRIAPDLIETYKVKRIEEDKAENATVNRELAALRRMFNLGADVGKVIRVPKIKMLREHNRRKGFFEADEFLVLRSALPVYLKPVVTMAYYYGMRKQEILSLRWDQVDLAEGEVRLDPEDTKTGEARLLVLNDEMFSVLTALKRNRDLRFPECPYVFYTEKGGRIKDFRKSWDNACKEVKLAGRIFHDFRRTAIRNMVRAGVPQHTAQQISGHKTDSVFKRYNIISKDDLKRAARQISIYHKVRAEKALEPVREYVGQDVAGHNPGTMGELVGTWEDEG; from the coding sequence AAACCATACCGGGAGAGTTCAAAATCTGACAAGATGTCCGAGGCCATCAGGAAGTTGAAACTGAGGGAGGGTGAAATCGCGGAAGGGAAGACCCCGAATTTGAGGGCTGAGAGGACGACCTTTGAGGAGTTGGTAACTTTCATATTGAATGACTACAAGGTAAACGGGAGAAGGTCAACCGACAGGTTGGAGCGGAGTATTGAGCATCTTAAAAGTTTCTTTTCCGGTATGAAAGCCATCAGGATCGCGCCTGACCTTATCGAGACCTATAAAGTGAAAAGGATCGAAGAGGATAAGGCTGAGAATGCTACCGTTAACAGGGAGCTTGCGGCATTGAGGAGAATGTTCAACCTCGGTGCGGATGTGGGAAAGGTGATTCGTGTCCCAAAAATAAAGATGCTCCGGGAGCATAACAGGCGTAAAGGATTCTTTGAGGCCGATGAGTTTCTTGTCCTGCGGTCTGCATTGCCGGTCTACCTTAAACCTGTTGTCACAATGGCCTATTATTACGGCATGAGAAAACAGGAAATCCTGAGTCTCCGGTGGGATCAGGTTGACCTGGCTGAGGGGGAGGTCAGACTCGATCCGGAGGATACAAAGACAGGGGAGGCAAGGCTGCTCGTCCTTAACGATGAAATGTTCAGTGTCCTCACGGCGCTGAAGCGGAATAGAGACCTCCGGTTTCCGGAATGCCCCTATGTATTTTATACAGAGAAAGGGGGCAGGATAAAGGATTTTAGAAAATCTTGGGATAATGCCTGTAAGGAGGTAAAACTTGCGGGGAGAATCTTCCACGATTTTAGAAGAACGGCCATCCGCAATATGGTTAGGGCAGGGGTGCCTCAGCACACAGCACAGCAGATATCAGGTCACAAGACAGATTCCGTTTTTAAGCGATACAACATTATCTCAAAAGACGACCTGAAACGTGCCGCGAGGCAGATCAGTATCTATCATAAGGTCAGGGCTGAGAAGGCCCTTGAGCCTGTAAGGGAGTATGTTGGTCAGGATGTCGCCGGGCACAATCCGGGCACAATGGGGGAATTGGTAGGCACATGGGAGGACGAGGGGTGA